The genomic stretch GCCACCGATGACCATGTCGAGACCGGCCAGAAGATCGAGTTCAGCAAGGATCGTGCGGGAGAAGCCTTCCGGCTTGTTGGTCACGACGCCTGTGCCGAGGCCGGTCCGCCGTGCCACCGCAACCGCGTCCCGGGCGCCGTCACGGGGGCTGGAAAAACGGGTCAGGTGCCCTCCGTAGATCTCCATCATCTCGGCATGGCGTGCTGCCAGTTCGGTCCCCTGGAGCGTCAGGCCATGCGCTGCGAAGGCCCGGACCACAAGCGTCTCGATTCCGTGCCCGATCATGGAGCGTACCGTATCGAGAGAGTGCGCCGGCAGCCGGTGGACGGAGAGAAGTTCGTTCACCGCCGCCGCGATGTCAGGCGCTGTGTCGACGAGCGTGCCGTCCAGGTCGAACAGCACGAGACGCGGCCGTGTTAGTCGCCCGGCACTCATGCTGCCCGCTCCCGGAAAGCTCCGTCGGCGGCTTGCCGGATTGCCTCGATGTTGTCGCGATAGGCTTGTTCTGTTCCGCCCCTGAACACGGCGGACCCGGCAACCAGCACGTCGGCGCCGGCCGCGACGACAAGCGGCGCCGTCTCCGCCGTCACGCCGCCGTCGATCTCGATGTGGATCGGGCGGTCGCCGATCATCTTGCGGACGCGGTTCACCTTCTGGACGACGGCCGGAATGAAGGCCTGGCCGCCGAAGCCGGGATTGACCGTCATCAGGAGAATGAGATCCAGGCGGTCCAGCACATATTCGATCACCGTTTCGGGTGTCGAGGGATTGAGCGACACGCCGGCCTTCTTGCCCAGCGCCCGGATCGCCTGGAGCGAACGGTCGAGATGCCGCGTCGCCTCCGCATGCACGGTGATGATGTCGCAGCCGGCCTGCGCGAAGGCCTCGAGATACGGATCGCAGGGCTCGATCATCAGGTGGCAGTCGAAGACCTTTTCGGTGCGGTCCCTGACGGCCTTGATCACCTGCGGTCCGAAGGTGATGTTGGGCACGAAATGGCCGTCCATCACGTCGAGGTGGATCCAGTCTGCGCCTGCCCGCACGACACGTTCGATTTCCTCGCCGAGCCGTGAGAAGTCTGCGGAGAGCACGGAGGGGGCGATGAGGGTGCTGGTCATGCCCGGCCCTCCTCTGCTGGTCCCTGTGGCGTTGCCGAGAAGACGCGGCTGGCGCGGATGTCTTCGGACCGAATGGTGGACAACACCTCTGCCGTCACCGGTCCTTCCGCGCTCTCGAAGATGCGGTTCGCCTGCCTGAGGCGAGCACGGTCGAGCGCATTCCGGATGGAGCGGGCATTGGCGAAATGCGGCTGCGTCCGCCGGGCGCCGATGTATTCGCCCATCGCCACCTTCGCAGCATCATCCAGGACGTAGTTCTGCTTCGCCAGCATAGTTTCGGCGATCGAAAGGAGCTCGCTGTCCTCGTAATCCGGGAAGTCGATATGGTGGGCAATGCGCGACCGGAAGCCGGGATTGGACTGGTAGAACCGGTCCATCCGGTCAGCGTAGCCGGCGAGGATGACGACGAGGTCGTCCCGCTGGTTCTCCATGACCTGCAGCAGGATCTCGATCGCCTCCTGACCGTAGTCGCGCTCGTTGTCGGGTCGATAGAGGTAGTAGGCCTCGTCGATGAACAGCACGCCGCCCATCGCCTTCTTGAGCACCTCCTTCGTCTTCGGAGCCGTGTGGCCGATATACTGTCCGACGAGGTCGTCGCGGGTGACCGAGACCAGGTGGCCCTTGCGCACATAGCCGAGCCGATGCAGGAGGCTCGCCATGCGAAGAGCGACTGTCGTCTTGCCGGTTCCCGGATTGCCGGTGAAGCTCATGTGGAGCGTCGGCGTCTCGGTCGTCAGGCCAAGCTGCTTGCGGGCCCGCTCGACGAGAAGAAGTGCCGCCGTCTCGCGGATGCGCTGCTTCACCGGCTTGAGGCCGGTCAGTTCGCGGTCCAGTTCATCGAGGATCTCGGCGACGCCTGAATCCCTGAAGTCGGCCGCGAGGTCGATGCCGCCCGGAGGCGGTTCTGCAATGGCTTCGGCTGCCTGCATGGCTGGCTCCTCTTTCTCTGCTGTCGTCACTGGGCGACGTTCATCGCGTAGCGCTGCATGCGCCCCGCGGCCTCCGTCCTTGTCAGGACGAGACGCGGCTCAACCTTCGGCCGGTTGACGATGAACGACATGCGCACCGTCTCGAAGCCGCGGGTGGAGTCGAAGGCGTTGATGCGGATGTAGGCCTCCGGCCATGCGTCGCGGCAGGCCCGGATTTCCATCATGACGCCGGCCGCATCCTTCAGGTCGAACATCGGGTTGCCCCACATCTCCCAGTAGATGTTCCGGGGATGCGGGTCGTCGGTGTACTCCACGCCGATCGCCCAGTCGTTGTTGAGGCAGTATTCGACCTGTGCCGAGATCTGCTCGTCGGTAAGATCCGGGAGGAAGGAAAAGGTGCCTTGGGTAATGCGCATGGTGGTTCTCCTCAGATCGCTGGAACCGCCGTCGGGACGAAGTCCGAGGTGTCGGTCGATTGGTAGTTGAAGGTGATGCCGCCCCAGACGTCGAGGGCGGCCTCGAGCGGCTTGCACCATTTGGCAGCGGCGCGGAGGATTTCCGGCCCTTCGTTGGCGATGTCGCGCCCCTCGTTGCGGGCAAGCACCATCGCTTCGAGCGCGACACGGTTTGCCGTCGCCCCGGCCTGGATGCCCATCGGATGGCCGATCGTGCCGCCGCCGAACTGCAGCACGACGTCGTCTCCGAACAGGCCGAGCAACTGGTGCATTTGGCCTGCATGGATGCCGCCGGAGGCGACCGGCATGACCTTGAGCGTATCGGCCCAGTCCTGCTCGAAGTAGATGCCGCGCTCCAGGTCGACCTCGTTCTTCAATTCCCGGCAGACGTTGTAGTAGCCCTGCACGGTCAGCGGGTCGCCCTCGAGCTTGCCGACGGCGGTGCCGGCGTGAATGTGGTCGACGCCTGCAAGCCGCATCCACTTGGCGATGACACGGAACGAGATGCCGTGGTTCTTCTGGCGCGTGTAGGTACCGTGTCCGGCCCTGTGCAGGTGCAGGATCATGTCGTTCTGCCGGCACCATTCCGAGATCGACTGGATCGCCGTGTAGCCGATGATCAGGTCGATCATCACGATCACCGAGCCCAGTTCCTTGGCGAACTCTGCACGCCGGTACATCTCCTCCATCGTGCCGGCCGTGATGTTGAGGTAGTGCCCCTTCACCTCGCCGGTCTCGGCAGACGCCCGGTTCACCGCCTCCATGCAGTAGAGGAAACGGTCGCGCCAGTTCATGAACGGCTGCGAGTTGATGTTCTCGTCGTCCTTCATGAAGTCGAGGCCGCCCTTCAGCCCCTCGTAGACAACCCGGCCGTAGTTCTTGCCGGACAGGCCGAGCTTCGGCTTTGTCGTTGCGCCGAGGAGAGGCTTGCCGAACTTGTCGAGCCGTTCGCGCTCGACGACGATGCCCGTCGGCGGGCCCTTGTATGTCTTCACGTAGGCGACCGGGAAGCGCATGTCCTCTAGCCTTGCTGCCTTCAGCGGCTTGAACGAGAAGACGTTGCCGATGATCGAAGCCGTCAGGTTGGCGATGGAGCCGGGCTCGAACAGGATCAGGTCGTAGGCGACGTAGCAGAAGTACTCGCCCGGCCTGCCCGGCACGGGATCGACCCTGTAGGCCTTGGCGCGGTACTGGTCGGCCGCCGTGAGCCGGTCCGTCCAGACGACCGTCCAGGTTGCCGTCGAGCTCTCGCCCGCAACCGCGGCCGCCGCCTCGATGGGATCGACGCCGTCCTGCGGGGTGACCCGGAACAGTGCGATGATGTCGGTGTGCTTCGGCTCGTAGTCGCCGTCCCAGTAGCCCATCTGGGCATATTTGAGGACGCCGGCCTTGTACCGTTCCTTGCCCTTGATCTCGGTCTTCACATCCATGTTCATGACATCGTCCTTTCGATCACGGTGGGGTCAGGCGGCCTTGGCGGTCGCAATTTGCGGGTCGAGCTGTCCGCTCGCATAGCGTCTGGCCATCTCATCCATCGGAATGACCTTGATTCTCGAGGCAGTCCCTGCGGTGCCGAAGGCTTCGAAGCGTTCGCGGCAGAGGTTGCGCATCGCGTCCATCGCCGGCTTGAGGAACTTGCGGGGATCGAACTCCCCGGGCTTCTCAACGGCGATCCGGCGGAACTGGCCCGCCATCGCCATGCGGCAGTCGGTGTCGATGTTGACCTTGCGCACGCCGTGCTGGATCCCGCGGACGATTTCGTCGAGCGGCACCCCAAAGGTCTGCGGCATCTCGCCACCGAATCTGTTGATGACGTCCTGCAGCTCCTGCGGAACGGAGGACGAGCCATGCATGACGAGATGCGTGTTCGGCAGCTTGGCGTGGATTTCCTCGATCACCCGCATTGCAAGTATGTCGCCGGTCGGCTTACGGGTGAACTTGTAGGCGCCGTGCGACGTGCCGCAGGCGATCGCCAGCGCATCAACCCCGGTGCGGGCCACGAAGTCGACCGCCTGGTCAGGGTCTGTCAGCAACTGGTCGTGGCTGAGCTTGCCCTCCGCGCCATGCCCGTCCTCGGCCTCGGATTCTCCGGTCTCCAGGGAGCCAAGCACGCCAAGTTCGCCTTCCACCGAGGCTCCGACCCAGTGGGCCATGCGCGAGACCCTCTCGGTGATGTCCAGGTTGTACTCATAGCTCGCCGGTGTCTTGGCGTCCGCCATGAGCGAACCGTCCATCATCACCGAGGTGAAGCCATGCCGGATCGCGGTCATGCAGGTCGCCTCGTCGTTGCCGTGGTCCTGATGCATGCACACGGGGATTTCCGGATACATCTCGACGAGCGCATCGATCATCTTCGAGAGCATGATGTCGCCGGCATAGGTGCGCGCGCCGCGGGAGGCCTGGATGATCACCGGTGCGTCGCAAGCGCTCGCCGCCTCCAGGATCGCGAGACCCTGTTCCATGTTGTTGATGTTGAAGGCGGGCACGCCGTAACCGCGTTCGGCAGCGTGATCGAGCAGTTGGCGTAGCGTTATGCGGGCCATTTCAAGCCTCCTCCAGTTGTTGGTGGGTTTCGCCACGCGGACGGCTGCCGATAAGCGCGAGGGCTGCCGACACGACGTTCTCGGCCGTGATACCGAAATGCGTGTACAGTTCGCCCGCCGGCGCTGAAGCCCCGAAGCCGCTCATGCCGATGAAGCGCCCGCTCTCGCCGATCCAGCGATCCCAGCCGAGCCGCCCGGCAGCTTCGATCGCGATACGCGGCGCGGTCCCCAGCGTGTCGCGGCGGTAGCCCTCGTCCTGGCTTTCGAACTTCTCCCAGCAGGGCATCGATACGACCGCAGCATGCACGCCCCCTTCGGCGAGCCGGTTCGACGCGGCGACCGCGATCTCGACTTCCGAGCCCGTGGCGATCAGGGTGACATCACGGCGACCGTCAGCTCCGCGAAGCACGTAGGCTCCCTTGGCCGAACGGTTTGAGCTGTCCGAACCCGTCCGCAACATCGGCAACGCCTGGCGCGAGAGCGCCAGCACGCTCGGCGTCCTTTCGTCGCTCAGGGCGATCTCCCAGCACTCCGCCGTCTCGACGATATCGGCCGGACGGAACACGTTGAGGTTCGGAGTTGCGCGCAGCATCGCCAGGTGCTCGACCGGCTGGTGCGTCGGACCATCCTCGCCGAGGCCGATGGAATCGTGGGTCAGGACATAGATCACACGCTGCTGCATGAGGGCTGAAAGCCGCAGGGCACCGCGGGCGTAGTCGGAGAACACGAGGAAAGTACCGCCATACGGAACAAAGGGTCCATGCAGCGAAAGGCCGTTCATCGCCGCGGCCATGCCGTGTTCGCGGATGCCGTAGTGGATATAGCGGCCAGTGAAGCTGCCGCGCGCGATCGGTTGAGTTTGCGAGGTCATCGTCAGGTTCGACCCGGTCAGGTCGGCCGAGCCCCCGATCGTCAGCTCCGTTGCCCCGTTGATGACCTCTAGCACCATCTGCGAGGCCTGGCGGGTCGCAACCTTCGTTGCCTTCCGCTGGTGTTCTTCCCTGAACGTTGCCAGAGCCTTCGCGAGATCCTCGCCGGCACTGCGGGTGATCGCCTGTTCGTACTGTTCCCTGCAGGACGCAGCAGCGAGCCGGCCTTCCCATTCGGCGCGCTTGGCGCGGCCGCGTGCGGCAATTCCCTCCCAGGCCGACTTGATGTCGCCCGGGACGAAGAACGGCGGGTGGTGCCATCCGAGCTTTTCGCGGGTTGCCGCGATCTCCTTGTCGCCGAGGGCCGCTCCATGGGTCTTGTGCGAGCCTTCCATCGTGGCCGCACCCTTGCCGATCCGTGTGCGGCAGGCGATCAGCGAAGGCATGTCGCTCAGTCGGGCTTTGGCGATTGCGGCGGCGACGGCTTCGCAGTCGTGTCCGTCGACGGCCTCGGCATCCCAGCCGGCGGCGCGGAAGCGCTCCAACTGGTTCATCGAGGTGGAGAGCGAGGTGGCGCCATCGATGGAGATCTCATTGTCGTCCCACAGCACGATCAGCTTGCCGAGCTTCAGATGGCCCGCGAGGTCGATCGCCTCGTGGCTGATGCCCTCCTGCAGGCATCCGTCGCCGGCCACCACATAGGTGTAGTGGTCACAAAGGCTCCGCCCGAAGCGGGCCGCCACCATCTCTTCCGCGAGCGCCATGCCGACCGCCGTGGAGATGCCCTGCCCCAGCGGGCCGGTGGTCGTTTCGATGCCGAGGGCATGGCCATATTCCGGATGGCCGGCAGTCCTCGAGCCGAGCTGGCGGAACGCCTGAAGTTCCTCGATCGGCATGTCGGCGAAGCCGAGAAGGTGATGGACTGCGTAAAGGAGCATGGATCCGTGCCCGGCCGACAGAACGAACCGGTCACGATCCGGCCAGTCGGGCCGCGACGGATCGATGTTGAGGAAGCGGTGGAAGAGGACGGTTACGGCATCCGCCATGCCCATCGGCATACCGGGATGGCCGGAATTGGCCTTCTGGACAGCGTCCATCGCCAGGAAGCGTATGGCGTTCGCCATGGCGGCTTCTGAGGCCGCTTCAATCGTTTCAGGTCTTGCAGAGATGTTCATCGTTTCCTCCTCACGACATGCGTCGCTTGCGCTCGACGAGCTTGTGGATGAGCGGGGTGAAGATGAGCTGCATCGCCAGGTCGAGCTTGTCGCCCGGCACGACGATGGAGTTGGCGCGCGACATGTAGCTGTCGTGCAGCATGGACAGCAGGTATGGAAAATCGATGCCGCGCGGATTGGCGAAGCGGATGACCAGGATCGATTCCGCGGGCGTTGGAATCCAGCGCGCGATGAAGGGGTTCGACGTGTCGACGATCGGCACGCGCTGGAAGTTGATGTCCGTCTGCGAGAACTGCGGGCAGATGTAGTGCACGTAGTCCGGCATCCGGCGCAGGATCGTGTCGGTCACCGCCTCGGTGGAATAACCGCGGGCCGCCTTGTCGCGATGGATCTTCTGGATCCACTCCAGGTTGATGACCGGCACCACGCCGATCTTCAGATCGCAGTGCTGGGCGACGTTCACCTTATCGGTGACCACGCAGCCGTGCAGGCCCTCGTAGAAGAGCAGGTCGCTCTCGGCGAACTCTTCCCACTCCGTGAATGTGCCGGGCGGGGTCCCGTAGCAGCGGGCCTCCTCGTCGTCATGCACGTAGTGGCGGGTCCTGCCGCGGCCGCAGCGCCCGTACTCCTCGAATATGCTTTCGAGGATCTCCAGTTCATTGGCCTCTGCCGAGAAATGGGTGAAG from Pseudorhizobium banfieldiae encodes the following:
- the cbbX gene encoding CbbX protein yields the protein MQAAEAIAEPPPGGIDLAADFRDSGVAEILDELDRELTGLKPVKQRIRETAALLLVERARKQLGLTTETPTLHMSFTGNPGTGKTTVALRMASLLHRLGYVRKGHLVSVTRDDLVGQYIGHTAPKTKEVLKKAMGGVLFIDEAYYLYRPDNERDYGQEAIEILLQVMENQRDDLVVILAGYADRMDRFYQSNPGFRSRIAHHIDFPDYEDSELLSIAETMLAKQNYVLDDAAKVAMGEYIGARRTQPHFANARSIRNALDRARLRQANRIFESAEGPVTAEVLSTIRSEDIRASRVFSATPQGPAEEGRA
- the fba gene encoding class II fructose-bisphosphate aldolase (catalyzes the reversible aldol condensation of dihydroxyacetonephosphate and glyceraldehyde 3-phosphate in the Calvin cycle, glycolysis, and/or gluconeogenesis), whose translation is MARITLRQLLDHAAERGYGVPAFNINNMEQGLAILEAASACDAPVIIQASRGARTYAGDIMLSKMIDALVEMYPEIPVCMHQDHGNDEATCMTAIRHGFTSVMMDGSLMADAKTPASYEYNLDITERVSRMAHWVGASVEGELGVLGSLETGESEAEDGHGAEGKLSHDQLLTDPDQAVDFVARTGVDALAIACGTSHGAYKFTRKPTGDILAMRVIEEIHAKLPNTHLVMHGSSSVPQELQDVINRFGGEMPQTFGVPLDEIVRGIQHGVRKVNIDTDCRMAMAGQFRRIAVEKPGEFDPRKFLKPAMDAMRNLCRERFEAFGTAGTASRIKVIPMDEMARRYASGQLDPQIATAKAA
- the rpe gene encoding ribulose-phosphate 3-epimerase, producing the protein MTSTLIAPSVLSADFSRLGEEIERVVRAGADWIHLDVMDGHFVPNITFGPQVIKAVRDRTEKVFDCHLMIEPCDPYLEAFAQAGCDIITVHAEATRHLDRSLQAIRALGKKAGVSLNPSTPETVIEYVLDRLDLILLMTVNPGFGGQAFIPAVVQKVNRVRKMIGDRPIHIEIDGGVTAETAPLVVAAGADVLVAGSAVFRGGTEQAYRDNIEAIRQAADGAFRERAA
- a CDS encoding ribulose bisphosphate carboxylase small subunit; this encodes MRITQGTFSFLPDLTDEQISAQVEYCLNNDWAIGVEYTDDPHPRNIYWEMWGNPMFDLKDAAGVMMEIRACRDAWPEAYIRINAFDSTRGFETVRMSFIVNRPKVEPRLVLTRTEAAGRMQRYAMNVAQ
- the gph gene encoding phosphoglycolate phosphatase (PGP is an essential enzyme in the glycolate salvage pathway in higher organisms (photorespiration in plants). Phosphoglycolate results from the oxidase activity of RubisCO in the Calvin cycle when concentrations of carbon dioxide are low relative to oxygen. This enzyme is a member of the Haloacid Dehalogenase (HAD) superfamily of aspartate-nucleophile hydrolase enzymes (PF00702).) — encoded protein: MSAGRLTRPRLVLFDLDGTLVDTAPDIAAAVNELLSVHRLPAHSLDTVRSMIGHGIETLVVRAFAAHGLTLQGTELAARHAEMMEIYGGHLTRFSSPRDGARDAVAVARRTGLGTGVVTNKPEGFSRTILAELDLLAGLDMVIGGDSGFAKKPAPDMLLAACRETGCGPSDALLVGDSQADLAAARAAGMACILVRGGYGDMDVDLLDADRVMHDLREFPALLSRLLEAA
- a CDS encoding phosphoribulokinase, translating into MSALHPIISITGSSGAGTTTVEQTFKKIFAREKVTACFIEGDAFHRYDRAAMKAKIAEEKECGRDFTHFSAEANELEILESIFEEYGRCGRGRTRHYVHDDEEARCYGTPPGTFTEWEEFAESDLLFYEGLHGCVVTDKVNVAQHCDLKIGVVPVINLEWIQKIHRDKAARGYSTEAVTDTILRRMPDYVHYICPQFSQTDINFQRVPIVDTSNPFIARWIPTPAESILVIRFANPRGIDFPYLLSMLHDSYMSRANSIVVPGDKLDLAMQLIFTPLIHKLVERKRRMS
- the tkt gene encoding transketolase, which produces MNISARPETIEAASEAAMANAIRFLAMDAVQKANSGHPGMPMGMADAVTVLFHRFLNIDPSRPDWPDRDRFVLSAGHGSMLLYAVHHLLGFADMPIEELQAFRQLGSRTAGHPEYGHALGIETTTGPLGQGISTAVGMALAEEMVAARFGRSLCDHYTYVVAGDGCLQEGISHEAIDLAGHLKLGKLIVLWDDNEISIDGATSLSTSMNQLERFRAAGWDAEAVDGHDCEAVAAAIAKARLSDMPSLIACRTRIGKGAATMEGSHKTHGAALGDKEIAATREKLGWHHPPFFVPGDIKSAWEGIAARGRAKRAEWEGRLAAASCREQYEQAITRSAGEDLAKALATFREEHQRKATKVATRQASQMVLEVINGATELTIGGSADLTGSNLTMTSQTQPIARGSFTGRYIHYGIREHGMAAAMNGLSLHGPFVPYGGTFLVFSDYARGALRLSALMQQRVIYVLTHDSIGLGEDGPTHQPVEHLAMLRATPNLNVFRPADIVETAECWEIALSDERTPSVLALSRQALPMLRTGSDSSNRSAKGAYVLRGADGRRDVTLIATGSEVEIAVAASNRLAEGGVHAAVVSMPCWEKFESQDEGYRRDTLGTAPRIAIEAAGRLGWDRWIGESGRFIGMSGFGASAPAGELYTHFGITAENVVSAALALIGSRPRGETHQQLEEA
- a CDS encoding form I ribulose bisphosphate carboxylase large subunit — translated: MNMDVKTEIKGKERYKAGVLKYAQMGYWDGDYEPKHTDIIALFRVTPQDGVDPIEAAAAVAGESSTATWTVVWTDRLTAADQYRAKAYRVDPVPGRPGEYFCYVAYDLILFEPGSIANLTASIIGNVFSFKPLKAARLEDMRFPVAYVKTYKGPPTGIVVERERLDKFGKPLLGATTKPKLGLSGKNYGRVVYEGLKGGLDFMKDDENINSQPFMNWRDRFLYCMEAVNRASAETGEVKGHYLNITAGTMEEMYRRAEFAKELGSVIVMIDLIIGYTAIQSISEWCRQNDMILHLHRAGHGTYTRQKNHGISFRVIAKWMRLAGVDHIHAGTAVGKLEGDPLTVQGYYNVCRELKNEVDLERGIYFEQDWADTLKVMPVASGGIHAGQMHQLLGLFGDDVVLQFGGGTIGHPMGIQAGATANRVALEAMVLARNEGRDIANEGPEILRAAAKWCKPLEAALDVWGGITFNYQSTDTSDFVPTAVPAI